Below is a window of Entelurus aequoreus isolate RoL-2023_Sb linkage group LG07, RoL_Eaeq_v1.1, whole genome shotgun sequence DNA.
ATTTAAGTTTTAATGTTAAAATGATAAACTTTTAGAGCATATGAAGTGTTTTAAGCGCATATTAAGTTTTTATAAGTGGGTGTGAAAGCTTTTTAGAATGTGTGGAGTGCTTGTAAAAAGTGTAAATACCTAATAATAATCATgaatataataaaatcaatagtGTGCCAAATTCGCAGAATTTCACTGATTATGAAGGGGTCTGGAAAGTGGGAACGTAACCCCCAAGATAATCTAGGAaacattttaaatttgttttaactgatAATCAATCAAATCAGACTTATGCACAATACAATATTGTCTAAATATTTTGGTAACATTATTACAATATAGTAATTGaacattaatacttttttttgtaatgggaTTTATATAACTAAGGTGATGCTGTAGCTTGTTAAATGAAATTGATGATTTGTTTGATGTAAGGTTTTCTTATAGAGTGGGAAAGGAAAACAATGCATTTGAACAGAGGTGTCCAAATGTTTTGACTTGGGGGCTGTCTTGGGCAAAAACAATTTGGCAGGGGGGCCGAAAGCAGACCGCATGTAAAGTAaccatatatacacgcacatatatatagcctatacatataaatgtgtacctatatatacaaagtatattaatatatatatatatatatatatatatatatatatatatatatatatatatatatatatatatatatatatatatatttatatatatatatatatatatatatatatatatatatatatatatatatatatatatatatatatactttgtatatataggtacacatttatatatatatttatatatatatatatatatatatatatatatatatatatatatatatatattagggatgcaaattatcgattatttcattaattgatagttgataaccttatcgatcgatcatcgattagttgataaagcggcgttttccccccatctgagatttcccctcaataaggtacaaaatcaaaatcaaaattttgctggtataaaatacaaaggacattgtattccctaatcaaatgtttatttgatacaaaagtaagtcatctttgtaacatgaggaatataatataaagtgcactttagtcttgtcacacatgcaagacttggtagtggcagcagccataatagctagctttattttatataatccctcttgaactgggaaaggtgcctaatgcctatctgtcaacttgaaaaaatacaaggaagacatccctgaaaattgtaacagcaggcagcaaataagtaagcctgttggctgttgcagtctgctgcagaacttcacctttggactcaggtgaggctgacaagaactgaagtgaaaaaacatgtcactcactcactactgtaaagacaagaaaaaTAAAGTAACATCAAGTGCACAACATGCACAATGCACATCTTAGTCTGTCTCACAAACTATTAGAAGGCTAGCAGCCTGCAAGCTGCAACATTAATTGaatccctcttgaactgggaaaagtgcctatatgacagtcaacttgaaaaaatataaGGCAGACATCCCTGAAATTGTAAGTAACAGCAAAATAAGTAAACCTAAGCCTGCTGCAGAAGAACAGTCATTGATTCAACTTAACATTTGGGCTCAAGTGAGGCTGACAGAAGAACTGAATGAAAAACATGTcactgcataaaataaaataaagtgcatgcaCTATGCCCATCTTAGTTTGTCTCTCACAAACTATTAGTGTAAACATTAATGTAATAATCAGTCAGCTTGAAACAGGCTGACAACAACTTCAAGTAAACATTCCTGAAAGACAATGGTGATCGTGATAGTAAAATATTAAGCAAGCCAAGTTTAGCCAACCCTGGCTACAACAATCAACTTAATATTTAGATCATCAGGCAGGTGGACAATTGAAATTTTAACAAAGGGAAAAGTCACATTTTAGAGAAGGCTCTCTGCCTCATACATGTAACATGGCCCATGGGTACAATTGcttattcatttttattcaagtatatgagcatgtctacatgctcaggTGTGAGCCGTGAGCGCAGCTTGGTTACAGTAAGGCCACATGCTGAGAACACGCGTTCAGAAGGCACTGATGTAGCAGGGATACACATGTATcgttttgccacttttgccaacCTCGGATACCTTGCTTCATTTTTTCCCCACCAATCTGTGGGATGATTGGGATCAGAATCAAGGTTTGGCACAGCATCCTTCAGAAAACTGTCCAGCTCTCTCTCCACATCATTAGTGACCTGGTTGGTGTAGTAGGCACCCAGGAGTTGAACCATAGCAGATGTGTGTCTCTGTGGTGCAGCTTCCTGGACAGGCACGTCTGGCTgagccccctcctcctcctctccagtGGTACTGGCAGAGGCAGAGCTTGCTCCATCTGCTGTTGTGGATGTGGAGCTCACATCTTCTGCTTGAGCCAGTTCAAGCAGTTTGGCATTTGCTGAAATCCTCCTGGCTGGGCTGAGAAATGACAGGTGCTTGTGCCGAGGGTCCACCATCGTTGCTATCATTGGGGTTGATGTTAGGAAGTCATCAGATGCaatctgtgtcaaataaaaacaaataaataatataacttcaattattaatataataagcAAGCAGTGCCACCTAACCTTACATGGGCAATGCATATTTTGTACAATGCTATGTATGTTTTGTATAGGTTATTTATTAGATGctgcaataataatattaataatagacatTAGCTGTTACCTTCATCCGTCTGCTCAGTGAAGCAGCCACTTTAGATTTGAATTCTGCCACTTTGCCTGAGTCTCCCTCGACTCTCTTCTTGAGGTGCACGTCGATTAAACCGAAGCTGATGGGATACGTGTTGGATATGGACacctgaagaaaaaaatatatattagttgAGTTTAGTTCCTTTGTATAGAAAAGTTTCATAACAGTACAGATTCACAGGTTAGGTAAATAggtacaaggtcaactaaaagAAAGCTTACGTTTTCtttccccctctttttttttactcataataTATGACATTGGAAATATATTACACAGAGAACAGTGATATGCATAAAGTAGCATTCAAATTAAAATGACAAAATCgtgcaagggggggggggggtaaagtaaTACTCTACCTCAGTCTCTGTAGACATCACGGTAGTTGCTGTCTTCAGAGCGACTAGAACAGGGCCCATTTCCTCCATGATTTTCCAGTGGTCGTCTCTGATCTCAAGTGTCCGAGCATCAGACAGCTTGGTGAACGTGCGGTCTGATAGTACGGCGCACACCGCCCACCGCTGCTCCACCAGTCTCGCAAACATGTCACAGACTGAATTCCACCTCGTTTTGCAGGATTGAATGAGCTGGTGGCGTTCCAAGCCCATTTGGCCTTGCTTGGTTTCCAGCGCTTTGGTGGCTTTAGTGCTGTGCTTAAAGTGTTTGACCAATCTTCCTGCAGCTGCGATGACTTGGTGCAGGGTCCCAGCGAAACCATCGTTGATGGCCAGTTGTAGGGTATGGGTGTAGCATGGAACAGAGGCCCAGTCGACTCGAGGTTGGCTGTTTGCTAAGACGATGTT
It encodes the following:
- the LOC133653716 gene encoding E3 SUMO-protein ligase ZBED1-like isoform X3 produces the protein MVEKDMLPISIVDGKGFRELMNYCEPDYQIPSRETITTRIEARYKRKKAELKARLANTHVAITTDCWTSNTTESYITVTCHYMEDWLMRSAVLATESMPMSHTADNLAERLNEIVHAWGLTGRVIACVHDNASNIVLANSQPRVDWASVPCYTHTLQLAINDGFAGTLHQVIAAAGRLVKHFKHSTKATKALETKQGQMGLERHQLIQSCKTRWNSVCDMFARLVEQRWAVCAVLSDRTFTKLSDARTLEIRDDHWKIMEEMGPVLVALKTATTVMSTETEVSISNTYPISFGLIDVHLKKRVEGDSGKVAEFKSKVAASLSRRMKIASDDFLTSTPMIATMVDPRHKHLSFLSPARRISANAKLLELAQAEDVSSTSTTADGASSASASTTGEEEEGAQPDVPVQEAAPQRHTSAMVQLLGAYYTNQVTNDVERELDSFLKDAVPNLDSDPNHPTDWWGKNEARYPRLAKVAKRYMCIPATSVPSERVFSACGLTVTKLRSRLTPEHVDMLIYLNKNE
- the LOC133653716 gene encoding E3 SUMO-protein ligase ZBED1-like isoform X1 encodes the protein MKRRKRSAVWEHFTLKEDDATCKICKAVLKYNNSTSSLNYHLKSLHAAVLGGESGGGARPGQPSVAEAFSKRKAVCDDARAEGITQRICNMVEKDMLPISIVDGKGFRELMNYCEPDYQIPSRETITTRIEARYKRKKAELKARLANTHVAITTDCWTSNTTESYITVTCHYMEDWLMRSAVLATESMPMSHTADNLAERLNEIVHAWGLTGRVIACVHDNASNIVLANSQPRVDWASVPCYTHTLQLAINDGFAGTLHQVIAAAGRLVKHFKHSTKATKALETKQGQMGLERHQLIQSCKTRWNSVCDMFARLVEQRWAVCAVLSDRTFTKLSDARTLEIRDDHWKIMEEMGPVLVALKTATTVMSTETEVSISNTYPISFGLIDVHLKKRVEGDSGKVAEFKSKVAASLSRRMKIASDDFLTSTPMIATMVDPRHKHLSFLSPARRISANAKLLELAQAEDVSSTSTTADGASSASASTTGEEEEGAQPDVPVQEAAPQRHTSAMVQLLGAYYTNQVTNDVERELDSFLKDAVPNLDSDPNHPTDWWGKNEARYPRLAKVAKRYMCIPATSVPSERVFSACGLTVTKLRSRLTPEHVDMLIYLNKNE
- the LOC133653716 gene encoding E3 SUMO-protein ligase ZBED1-like isoform X2, which produces MKRRKRSAVWEHFTLKEDDATCKICKAVLKYNNSTSSLNYHLKSLHAAVLGGESGGGARPGQPSVAEAFSKRKAVCDDARAEGITQRICNMVEKDMLPISIVDGKGFRELMNYCEPDYQIPSRETITTRIEARYKRKKAELKARLANTHVAITTDCWTSNTTESYITVTCHYMEDWLMRSAVLATESMPMSHTADNLAERLNEIVHAWGLTGRVIACVHDNASNIVLANSQPRVDWASVPCYTHTLQLAINDGFAGTLHQVIAAAGRLVKHFKHSTKATKALETKQGQMGLERHQLIQSCKTRWNSVCDMFARLVEQRWAVCAVLSDRTFTKLSDARTLEIRDDHWKIMEEMGPVLVALKTATTVMSTETEVSISNTYPISFGLIDVHLKKRVEGDSGKVAEFKSKVAASLSRRMKIASDDFLTSTPMIATMVDPRHKHLSFLSPARRISANAKLLELAQAEDVSSTSTTADGASSASASTTGEEEEGAQPDVPVQEAAPQRHTSAMVQLLGAYYTNQIGGEKMKQGIRGWQKWQNDTCVSLLHQCLLNACSQHVALL